One Betta splendens chromosome 16, fBetSpl5.4, whole genome shotgun sequence genomic window carries:
- the cited4b gene encoding cbp/p300-interacting transactivator 4b gives MADHLMMPMNHGSAGASLHGYRMGMNGGLQAGHQPHANQQAMRALPNGQMMHYGGGQANMETAMRQRQAMVGGPMNGAQMGHHQMTSGNMMYNGQQQQHQQQQQQQHHPQQQQQQHHMHPQQHQQQHQQHQPHQQQVQHPQQQQQQQHPQQQQFMNGGLTSQQLMASMQLQKLNTQYHGHPLGPMGGNHMGPAAQYRMNPAQLANMQHMAGPALALNGIDADMIDEEVLTSLVMELGLDRVQELPELFLGQNEFDFISDFVSKQQPSTVSC, from the coding sequence ATGGCAGACCATCTGATGATGCCCATGAATCACGGCTCAGCGGGCGCCAGTCTCCACGGTTACAGGATGGGCATGAACGGCGGCCTGCAGGCAGGTCACCAGCCGCACGCCAACCAGCAGGCCATGCGGGCGCTGCCCAACGGCCAGATGATGCACTATGGTGGCGGCCAGGCCAACATGGAGACGGCCATGAGGCAGCGACAGGCTATGGTGGGTGGACCTATGAACGGAGCCCAGATGGGTCACCATCAGATGACCTCTGGCAACATGATGTATAATggtcagcaacagcagcatcagcagcagcagcagcagcagcatcaccctcagcagcagcagcagcagcatcacatgcatccacagcagcaccagcagcagcatcagcaacaTCAGCCGCACCAGCAACAAGTCCAgcacccgcagcagcagcagcagcagcagcacccgcagcagcagcagttcatgAATGGAGGTCTAACATCGCAGCAGCTCATGGCCAgcatgcagctgcagaaactAAACACTCAGTACCACGGACACCCACTAGGACCCATGGGTGGAAACCACATGGGGCCTGCGGCCCAGTATCGCATGAACCCGGCCCAGCTGGCCAACATGCAGCACATGGCGGGACCGGCGCTGGCCTTGAACGGCATCGATGCGGATATGATCGACGAGGAGGTGTTGACGTCGCTCGTTATGGAGCTGGGCCTGGACAGAGTGCAGGAGCTGCCGGAACTCTTCCTCGGCCAGAACGAGTTTGACTTCATCTCGGACTTTGTCAGCAAACAGCAGCCC